A single Harpia harpyja isolate bHarHar1 chromosome 6, bHarHar1 primary haplotype, whole genome shotgun sequence DNA region contains:
- the CBX7 gene encoding chromobox protein homolog 7 isoform X2 encodes MWGWLQSCSPVAFWGSACKASAKGKVEYLVKWKGWPPKYSTWEPEDHILDPRLVVAYEEKEERDRASGYRKRGPKPKRLLLQRLYGMDLRSAHKGKEKLCFSLARRFGGGDSSLPGAKPGQAEFSEKTGGTVLPFSLRKQRKNQKYLRLSRKKFPRMASLESRNCRHEFFLNDAVDLEGRQGPEDWEAVQHTSKEADVDGSLPWIPTVPPSEVTVTDITANSITVTFREAQVAEGFFRDRSAQF; translated from the exons ATGTGGGGATGGTTGCAGTCTTGCTCTCCGGTTGCCTTTTGGGGTTCTGCCTGCAAGGCTTCTGCAAAG GGTAAAGTAGAATACCTGGTGAAGTGGAAAGGATGGCCCCCAAA atacaGCACATGGGAGCCAGAGGATCATATCTTGGACCCTCGCCTGGTAGTGGCTTATGAAGAAAA GGAAGAGAGAGACCGTGCATCGGGGTACAGGAAAAGAGGCCCCAAACCAAAGCGCCTCCTACTGCAG CGGCTGTATGGCATGGATTTGAGGAGTGCccacaagggaaaggagaagctCTGTTTCTCTCTCGCGCGGAGGTTTGGAGGAGGAGACAGTAGCCTGCCAGGGGCCAAGCCAGGGCAGGCAGAGTTCTCAGAGAAGACTGGGGGAACAGTCCTGCCATTCTCTCTCCGGAAGCAACGCAAAAACCAGAAGTACCTGCGACTGTCAAGGAAGAAGTTCCCCCGCATGGCGAGCCTGGAGAGCCGAAACTGCAGGCATGAGTTCTTCCTGAATGATGCAGTGGACCTAGAGGGCAGGCAGGGCCCTGAGGACTGGGAGGCCGTGCAGCACACCAGCAAAGAAG CAGATGTGGATGGCAGCCTCCCTTGGATTCCCACTGTGCCCCCCAGCGAAGTGACAGTGACGGACATCACGGCAAACTCCATTACCGTCACTTTCAGAGAAGCACAAGTGGCTGAGGGCTTCTTCCGAGACCGGAGTGCGCAGTTCTGA
- the CBX7 gene encoding chromobox protein homolog 7 isoform X1 has protein sequence MELSAIGEQVFAVESIRKKRVRKGKVEYLVKWKGWPPKYSTWEPEDHILDPRLVVAYEEKEERDRASGYRKRGPKPKRLLLQRLYGMDLRSAHKGKEKLCFSLARRFGGGDSSLPGAKPGQAEFSEKTGGTVLPFSLRKQRKNQKYLRLSRKKFPRMASLESRNCRHEFFLNDAVDLEGRQGPEDWEAVQHTSKEADVDGSLPWIPTVPPSEVTVTDITANSITVTFREAQVAEGFFRDRSAQF, from the exons ATGGAGCTGTCGGCCATCGGGGAGCAGGTGTTCGCTGTGGAGAGCATCCGCAAGAAGCGAGTGCGGAAG GGTAAAGTAGAATACCTGGTGAAGTGGAAAGGATGGCCCCCAAA atacaGCACATGGGAGCCAGAGGATCATATCTTGGACCCTCGCCTGGTAGTGGCTTATGAAGAAAA GGAAGAGAGAGACCGTGCATCGGGGTACAGGAAAAGAGGCCCCAAACCAAAGCGCCTCCTACTGCAG CGGCTGTATGGCATGGATTTGAGGAGTGCccacaagggaaaggagaagctCTGTTTCTCTCTCGCGCGGAGGTTTGGAGGAGGAGACAGTAGCCTGCCAGGGGCCAAGCCAGGGCAGGCAGAGTTCTCAGAGAAGACTGGGGGAACAGTCCTGCCATTCTCTCTCCGGAAGCAACGCAAAAACCAGAAGTACCTGCGACTGTCAAGGAAGAAGTTCCCCCGCATGGCGAGCCTGGAGAGCCGAAACTGCAGGCATGAGTTCTTCCTGAATGATGCAGTGGACCTAGAGGGCAGGCAGGGCCCTGAGGACTGGGAGGCCGTGCAGCACACCAGCAAAGAAG CAGATGTGGATGGCAGCCTCCCTTGGATTCCCACTGTGCCCCCCAGCGAAGTGACAGTGACGGACATCACGGCAAACTCCATTACCGTCACTTTCAGAGAAGCACAAGTGGCTGAGGGCTTCTTCCGAGACCGGAGTGCGCAGTTCTGA
- the CBX7 gene encoding chromobox protein homolog 7 isoform X3 has translation MELSAIGEQVFAVESIRKKRVRKGKVEYLVKWKGWPPKYSTWEPEDHILDPRLVVAYEEKEERDRASGYRKRGPKPKRLLLQRLYGMDLRSAHKGKEKLCFSLARRFGGGDSSLPGAKPGQAEFSEKTGGTVLPFSLRKQRKNQKYLRLSRKKFPRMASLESRNCRHEFFLNDAVDLEGRQGPEDWEAVQHTSKEDVDGSLPWIPTVPPSEVTVTDITANSITVTFREAQVAEGFFRDRSAQF, from the exons ATGGAGCTGTCGGCCATCGGGGAGCAGGTGTTCGCTGTGGAGAGCATCCGCAAGAAGCGAGTGCGGAAG GGTAAAGTAGAATACCTGGTGAAGTGGAAAGGATGGCCCCCAAA atacaGCACATGGGAGCCAGAGGATCATATCTTGGACCCTCGCCTGGTAGTGGCTTATGAAGAAAA GGAAGAGAGAGACCGTGCATCGGGGTACAGGAAAAGAGGCCCCAAACCAAAGCGCCTCCTACTGCAG CGGCTGTATGGCATGGATTTGAGGAGTGCccacaagggaaaggagaagctCTGTTTCTCTCTCGCGCGGAGGTTTGGAGGAGGAGACAGTAGCCTGCCAGGGGCCAAGCCAGGGCAGGCAGAGTTCTCAGAGAAGACTGGGGGAACAGTCCTGCCATTCTCTCTCCGGAAGCAACGCAAAAACCAGAAGTACCTGCGACTGTCAAGGAAGAAGTTCCCCCGCATGGCGAGCCTGGAGAGCCGAAACTGCAGGCATGAGTTCTTCCTGAATGATGCAGTGGACCTAGAGGGCAGGCAGGGCCCTGAGGACTGGGAGGCCGTGCAGCACACCAGCAAAGAAG ATGTGGATGGCAGCCTCCCTTGGATTCCCACTGTGCCCCCCAGCGAAGTGACAGTGACGGACATCACGGCAAACTCCATTACCGTCACTTTCAGAGAAGCACAAGTGGCTGAGGGCTTCTTCCGAGACCGGAGTGCGCAGTTCTGA